ATGATCGTCAACAAATTTATGACAAACATCATAACCCTGATTGCATGTTCCTACTCTGCAATCTATAATTTAACAATCTAGCAGTACATGCTCCCTTGACTGAGGCAAGATACACAGGGGGAAAACCCCCAAAATCAATATTACAAGGCATCCATCCTCTACAGCAAATAACTACGATTAAAATGGTTAGTCTATAGAGGATGATGTGGAGTCTCAAACAAAATCATGGATCCTAATAAGCTTATATGTGAATCCAACAATAGCATATATATTTAGCAGAAGGTGTCAACTTTTCTCACTGAATTCTATAAAGCATTGTTTGAGCACTCACCGTTGCACTGATCCAGAACTGTTTCTTCAAGCAGAACAGGTACATTGCAAGAACTGCAGCTAATGATGCGACATCAGTGTAATAAAGAAAGGTGAAGAACCAGTGAACAGGATACAACGCTACAAGAATAGCATAGATAGTTGCCTTCCTCTCTCCAATTCCTGGCCGAATGCACAAAAGCAGGTCATGAAAAAGAACAGCGCAGACCATTGCCATGACAACATTAGTTGATCTGAGAGCTGCTGTGGAGCAAATAACATCAAATGTTTCTGCTAGACGAAACATCCAGGCAACAGGAAAGAAAGAAGCAACATATGCTAGTGAAACATAATACCTGCAAAATTGTAACAACAATCCATCATGAGGTAATTTGAGCTTGAAGCAATGAGGAATTGTCAAAACTCACAGGCCAGGAGGGGTAGTGATCATGGGATCCCACGTCAAGAAATCTCCACGGCAATACTGCTGTGCTTGGGGAACATGGAAGATCTCATCCTAAACAGAAGGCATGAGTTAGCATGTCACTAATTGTATTTTTATGGTTTACTCAAAAGTATTTGTTTTTTCTACATTGCTGAATCAATGTATAACAACATGGAACGAATTACCCATTCCCCCAAGTAGTTTGTAACAAATATATAGATACCCCAAAACCCCATCTGCTTGTTCGACTTATAAAAATATTGAGAATTCCATTTTCTAGAAAGCCATGACTTATGAAAagatgacttgtgatgcatgcAATATTTACTCGTGTTTctgcatggaaaaaaaaatatggatcaTTTGTGTAAATGCTCAAATTTGTATTTACTTGTATAAAATTACAAACATACATCAAACACCAAAGTGTCTTTGCATCATTCATGGAACGAAATTAGCTCGACCCGAGATGGCGAGATCTATGAAATAGGTATACCGTCCGATTACTTGGTGGGTGAAATTATTTCCCAAAGCACAGAATGCATAGCCAGTCATTTGGCTACTAGTTCACTCAATTTTTTGCTTGCATCCTCAATAGGCCATCGAAACCAGATAAATAGCATTCCATAGAATAGAAACACACTCAACACTCACGAATTGTAATGTCAAATATCAAAATCTCTCCTCAACAAGCGTAGCAATAGCATCCTGGGAAGAGAAGGAACTCACCATGTAGGGCTCTGGCACGACGGAGTTCACCAAAGCCGCGATCGGGATCGCCCACCCGGCCACTGTCGCTGCGACAACCAGCCTTCCCATCCCCCCAGACGGCTGGCTCGGCCCTCCGATTCGTAAACTCCTCTTCAGATCCAGCACTGCGCCCGTGAATGCGCTCCCTCGGTCCTGGGTCCTCACGACTCACGAGaccgtcggaggcggcggcgcaagaaACCGCTGCGTCGGGAATGATTAGGGAGCAGTTTTCCGCGCGATACGAGTATACGACCCGGCGTGGCGGCTCCTACGCCGCGGTGGTGCCGtggtctcgccgccgccggagcgcgCAGCGATCGTTGCTCGGCTCCGGCTCGGACTAGGCTGGCGATTTCGGGCCACAAAGATAGGCCCAGCCCAATAAGTTAAGTAACCAACCTGAAGGCTTGGCCCACAACCAGTTCGAGTGTTTCGTCGCAGACGGGGAGAGAAACATCGTCATTCCTTCATCCGCCGTGCTCAGGTCTCCTACCCGATCCCCGCCCCCGAGTAcgaagacgacggcggcgctccggcgttTTCAGGCGGTGAGACCGCGCCCTTGCGGTCTTCCCTGGTACTCCCTTCCATGTGAACTATTATTACTTTCTTGTATGCCCAGTCCCATGTCTTGTTGGTTTTGAGTGGTCAAtttgtgtgtggaattttgccATTTCGTTATCCCTGCGTCAGTGGAGAATTTGCGTAAAGACCCACCGTTGGTAGGAGGCCATGGAACCTGAGCTAGAAAGGGCGATTTAGTTGCTAGATTTTGCGATGTCAGATGCAAGCAGGGGCGAGAAAGGTGCTTTAGGTGTAAGATCCAGCGAAATTAAATGAGCGGAGGTGTCATTGCGGAGCTTGAACTGGCTTTGCTAGGACCTTGATCCGGCAAAGCCACGGGAGCAAGGAGACATGGCTATAGGAGTGAAGTAGAATAATATTCAGATACCTTATTTGAAAGGTTTATGGTTCAATTGAGAAATTTGGAACTGATGATTAGTTTCTACTTATTCTTTAAGGCAGTTTCAATCCTATTGTTGAAGCAGTTGTCTTTGATATGATGGTGATCGACTATTCAATTACCTGTACAGTCCCTGGCACCTGAATCTTTCATAGACTATCTGTGAATAGCACAGCATACCTTAAGTCCAACAGAAACTGGCAACCATTCATACTGCTACCAGTTGATGAGCAGCTTAGAAACCAAGAATTTCCTGCACTAGACTCCAATTGCAAACTCACCCAGACTTGAGCAATTGTTGGGGCTGCTAAAGGTTTTATTCCATTCTTAGTGACGATCGCTTGATTAGCAGAAGTACAGAACTATATGAGCCCTGTGTGTGCCTTGCAATCTCTTCCATCTCTGCAAATTGATATTTTTTCACTAGATCATTTCTTTTAGCACAAGGAAACCCAATTCTGTACAAAACATAAGTGTTCCAAGGTCTTGATACAAAAGTTTCTCGAATAAGAACAGCATAGCGTTTACCTTAACTAAACTTCATGACATAGCAGAACTGAGATAACATACAGTTGCCACTAAACTGCCTAGCTTAGATTATTCGGTTGTTGGCGTTTATTAATGTAAGCCTCATTTTGTATCGTTAACTCATCAAGCACCTTGGGCAGCTTGTGTTGTACTCAACTTTCAAGAACTCGTTTTCTTCTTTGTACAGACTACAAAGATATAAGCTCTCCTGTGTGTTCATGAAGAAGTAACCATTAAATACCCTTGTGCCTTGTATACGGAAACAGAAGACATGCACATAGTTCCAGATAAGGTTACCATGGATGTAGAACCATAGTTTCATATGTTTTGTCCATCTATAATCATTTGTTCATTCTTTGTTTGAAATGTATAATTCCATCCTTTTGGGTCTAGGGTATCTGCATTAATTTTTTCTGAGGAAACTGTTTATATGTCGAAGGTTCTTCTGTTTGCAACCTCTGAAGATTGTTGTTGGAGTGAAATTAATCTAGGTGCTGGTGTGAATGACAAGTACAGCATGCTTTGTGATTGTGAGTAAGAATGACATACCGATCTATGAGGCAGAAGTTGGATCCACACCAAAAGTAAGTACTTTGGACTTCATTTCCTTCCTATATATTAGGTTAAAATTACACTTATCTATATGGCTATATCGTTCCTCTGCAATACTGCAGAGAAACTCGCTCTCACTGGTATGTGGGCCATGTCACAGTGAGACCCATACATCAGTGGAATGAATCCCTCTGCAGTACTGCACAGGAGGCTCGTCCAGCTATATCTATaacatttcattttcttttctccatGATATGAACTATTTCATTTTGTTGATATGATATATTGGTATGTTAAAGAAAATTGATTTGGAAATAGTTGATAGATGAACATAATTCATGTTAGATCAGGTTCTTCATATCTTTTTTTAGAGTTCAAGGGGAAACAACCCCCTGTCCATATGCATTGCAAACAGGACAACAGGTTTAAGTAGTTACATCTCAGGGTCTCTCTTCAGTGCCTCAAGCCCCACACAGGAATTAAGAACTGTTAAAAAGCCAACAAGCTAAACAGCAGTACTACAACACTCCAACTACATTGAGAACCCCCAACTCAATTCACCTCTACTGAAACCATCACTCTCCAGCTGCACACAACAGGAGTAACTGGGAAACCCTGCTACTGTCTTTCTTTGCCTTTTTCCTGTTTTACAGCTTGGTGCTGATCATGAGGAAGCACCATCCTTCCAACAAATCCTCCCCGGCATCGCCGCCAGTGCCTCCAAGCTGCTCAGCCACGCATTGTATCTCTCCAGATGTTTTGCAGGGCACAACAGGGACCAATTCTTGAGCATTCCTGACATACTCCACCAAAGCTGCGAGAGATCCTTCCACCTGTAGTTCTGAAAACATAAGGAATTCCTCAGTTTCCAAATGGCCCACATGGCCGCGGCACAAAACATATTCATCACACAATGCTTCTTATCACTTATCCAAAATCTAGCCACAGATTCAAAATCCCTAAAGCCATTTGTGCCATCTATCTCAGCTAGTCCTACCCAAATCTGTTGGGCAACCACACACCCAAAAAACAGGTGATGAACAGTTTCAGTTTCAGCGCAGAAAAGACAAGTATTGTCTTCTAGTTTTCTTCTCTTGGCTAGATTATCTCTGGTTAGTAGTTTGTTCTTTGAGAGCAGCCATAAAAAAATATGCACCCGTGGTGGGATGTGCAACTTCCATACTGCTGGAGTATGCACAGGCACCACACCCCTAAAGTTTATAATTTTGTAGAGGGATTGCGACGAATAGATACCACTCAAGGTGTATTCCCAGGTTACCACATCATCTTCACAAGTAAATGTAATGGTGGATGCTATCTGAACTATTTCCTCCCATTCTAAACTGGCTTGGTGTAACAtgttggcaatggccaaggtGAGTTTCCTAAACTCACAGCCACTCTCTCACACGCCTTGAGGTAGAAGAAGGGATAGGAGAACagagcacacacacacactcttgAATTGAGCTGACCTGAattgagctgcagctgctcttcTACTCTTTATAGAGACTAAAGTCAAACTAGAGTACATACTAGAATGAGTGCTTCTACCAACTACCTACTACTTAGTACAATACATGACAGGGCATGCTTGCCCTTCTACTCATGGCACTGCTGCCATATACGGCAGGCAGGAGCCAGTAGCAGGCTAGGAGCTCTACCAGCTCCATTGACTTtgcaaaaggaagagagaagcaAATGAGCTGAGCAATTAACTAACATAACACACCTTCGAAAAGTACATTTCAGAGTTGCCCCATCCCACAACTCTGCAATGGTGGCTGATTGTTCATGAACCAGCATATAAATATCCCAAAACAGAATGGCTAAGCTAGTAGACCCCAGTCAGTTATCTTCCCAGAACTTAATTTGTTTTCCATTTCCTATGTGCCACCTATAACCCATTTTTGCCACTTGAGCTGCCCACATCACACCCTTCCAAAACTGGGAGGTGTTAGTGTCCCTACAAGAGAAAACATTGGGTTTCTTGGTGTTATACTTAAAATCAACGAGCTGCTTCCACAACTGATCCTCTCCACTCATGTATCTGGCAAAAGATAAATTGGTATGCTAGCTAGACATGTTTTAATTAGCACCAATCTCCCACCATAGGACAATAACCTCCCCCTCCAGCCTGCTATCCTCTTCAAAATCTTATCTACTAAAGGCTGCACATTTTCCCTCCTCAACTTAGAGTAGTGCGGGGGGACGCCTAGGTAGCTCATTGGAAGGGCACCCACTGGGCACCCCAGGACATGCGACAAAACATGTGCATGATCTCCGTCAATGTTCATTGGGACTATCTCGCTCTTACTAAAGTTCACTCTCATTCCTGATAGTCTCTCATAGCAGTTTAGGACACATTTCAGATTTCTCACTTCCCCTCTTccgccgaagagaaaaggatcgtatcatcagcatattgcaATGACACAATACCCCCCTGCTTAAAGTCTCCTAACAGGCCTTGCACGAGGCCATGTGCTGCTGCCTTAGTCAGCATTTTAGTAAACACATCCCCTGCTAAGTTAAAAAGGATGGGGGACAGGGGGTCACCCTGTCTAAGACCTTTGCCAGTTTTAAAATAATTGCTATCTTCTCCATTCAAGGTGATCCCCACTGAACCCCCCACCACCACATGTTTGATCCATCTAAATCCATTCTGGACAGAAACCTCTAGTTTCTAAGACTTCAAATAGAAAATCCCAGTTCACCCTATCGTAGGCCTTCTCATAGTCTAACTTAAGAATTACACCAGGCTCTTTGCTTTGGTGTATGCTATGAACTATTTCGTGTGCAACAACCACACTTTCCAATATATACCTCCCTTGGATAAGAGCACTCTGCTGGTGGGAGATCAACCTATGAGCAATCCTATCCAATCTATTTGCCAAAAGCTTAGAGAGGATTTTAAAGCTGCAATTCAACAGACTAATAGGCCTAAACTTCTTCACGTGTCTAGCCTCATTTTCTTTTGGAATAAGTGTGATTAATGCAAAATTTAGTCTAGACAAGTTTAACTCCCCTCTATGAAAGGCTGACATTAGATCCACCAATTCTGATTTGATTATGTCCAAAACTTTTGGTAGAACAGGAAGGGGAGACCATCAGGCCCAGGTGCCCCTTCCGCGTAACTCTCAAAAACTGCTACCTTAATTTCTTCCTCTGAAAAAGGAGCCCTAAGACCCTCATTGTCCTCCATTGTCAGCATTTCTTCTGCCCCCCAGAAGTTCTCTGCCAACTTTACATTCTTTCTATCCTCTCTCCTAAACAGCTCTTTATAGAAATCAACAGCCACCGCCATCATCTCTTAGGGGTCCTCAACCAGCCCATTGGCCCCCTCCAGGACTGAAATCaacttcttcctttttctcctatTTGCTCTGTAAGGGATGGATATGAAGATCAGTTCTTCATATCCATCCCTTACAGAGCAAAGCTAAGATATTTCATGGAGTAGTTTACTTCTCTAAAATTTCTTTGTTTAGACTAAAGCTGTGGTGTGTATCActgtatatagatatatagaATTGTACCCTTTATGGcaggaattttttttctttatgaaGTAACATATCCGTACTGTATTACTAAGATGTATGCCTAATCCTACCATTTGCTTTCTGTGGCAGAAAGAAGATCTGTCTTATGTATGCCTAATCTTGCATTTGCTTTCTGTGGCAGAAGGAAGATCTATCTTATCACCATCAGTTTATCCTGCATGCTGCGTTAGATGTTGTTCAGGACCTAGCATGGACCACAAATGCAATGTGAGTATTTTATTGGTTGTGTCTTAATGTAGGATGTGGACACAATAATTCACAACCCAAAGTTATCCTGTAACATTTTATATATTGTTTACCTCACCTAGAACTTATAATCTTTTACATTCTTTTTGTCAGGTTCCTGAAGTCAGTTGATAGATTCAATGACCTTGTGGTGTCTGTTTATGTAACTGCTGGTCATATCCTTCAAAAAGTGACAACGACAGTCCTTTTGTTGTTTTACATGACATTGACTATATATCATTATCTTCGTTTTTCAAAGTTTGATCATAATGGTGTTATTGTTTCTTTAACTGCTAGTATGACACATACCAGATTCATGTTGCTTCATGACTCACGTAGTGAAGATGGAATAAAAAGCTTTTTTCAAGAGGTCCATGAATTTTACATCAAGGTAAGACAATTATTGGTCATCTACAGTCAGGAGAATTTCCCCAATGCATTCTAGATTGAATGCATTCATGTTTATCTCTGGACATGGTATTCAATTATGATGCCTCTATTTATCTTGTTCTTTGTGGCAGACATCATTTTCAACAGTAGCTGGTGATCATGCGATTCTTTTCATTTGAATTTTCTCATGACTGTGATGGCACTTTTTTAATTCTGTATCTTGCAAGTTGATGCTGATGTGTAGTTGTATGCAGTATCCGGGATGAATTCTGGAGTGTATATAGAACGCATTATAGTTTCCAAAATTGccttctttttttgaaacgaagtTTCCAAATTTTCCTTACGTCAACCTACAGTACTTATTTTGTAGTATATAATATAAGGTTGTTTATTGCTGTGCAGATATTCCTCAACCCGCTTTACCTGCCTGGCTCTCGCATCACATCTTCTCATTTTGATACCAAGGTCAGGGCCCTCGCAAGGAAGTACCTGTAGTATGTTGGCATGGGTGTTTTATAAGCTTAGCATCATAATGTAGAAGCAGGCAGCAGAAGAGGCAAAAGTTCATTGGTCTGGCGCCATTTTTCCGTGCCCTCGTAGCTCGACTCTTTGAGAAATGCTGAAATGGGATGTTATTGACTTATGCGCATCAAATCCGAGCTTCCTGTAATTTTTCTTGGCTTTGGCTTGTGTTGTGGCCTATGAATCATTTTTCAGAACCAAATGACCTATGATTTGTAACTTTTGAGAATTTACTCGATTCCGGGAATTCAAACCTGAATGGGTTGTGCTGTACATGTCAGATCTGTAAaagggtgacatctccatgtaaCTTGGAAGCATTACATGATTCCCCATCTTTGTCCTGTTCGGGGCTTGATACGGGAGCATGGCTGTGCGAATTTCACTCGTCCTTTTACCCTTTTTCCTTTGTTTGACATCATACCTTATGATCGTACCTTTCACTTGAGGTTGTAGATATATGCATCCATGACCCGCGTGCACCATGCAGAAAAGATTGCTCGAGTGAGATTTGATGAGTGCCAGTCCACTAGAGAGGAAGCTCAAGTTGTGTCCATGATATGGCccgccttttctttctttctctccgCTTTCTGCCAGCCGGTCTCCAGTCTTCGCCACTCAAGCTCGTCAAGAACAGCGCTCGCACGTCTTCTTTGTGCAAAGGCGTGTCCCGATTACGCTCGCGAGTCGCGACCGTGTACTCATGCCGCGCCAGTAATCACTTGCTCCTACTAGCTATCGCCAACATCGGCCGCTGTCTTGTTGCACAGGCGAAAACAGTAACCCCGATTAACGTCAAAAAGCGCGGCGGGTGGCATGACGATCCGTGGCGCCAGTCGTCGACACGGTAGGCCAAGCGGCAGCGGATTCAATAGAGGATCTTGGGGGCAGATCCGTGCCGAGCGAACACGACGAAATAACACACGACACCCTCTCTCCCTGATCCTGACGACAGTAGCCTAAGCCTAGGTAGCCACCCTAGGCCAATCATGTGATGTGCCGTCTCCCAATGCAAAACCCCGTGGCCTTGATGCCATCTGTTGGGATTAGGCCTCCTGATTTGGCTAAACTCCAGATCGAGCTGGCCTCCTGATTGCAGTCAAGCACTTGACTGGGCAAACCCCGGTGGCGAATGGCGTCGCGGCGCCAGTTGCAGTCGCAGACAGCAGGCACACAAGAGGCGAGAAAGACGTCGTGCCCGCTGCCCGTCTTTCGCTTTCCCGAGATCCTGGTATCTTGGGCGACGAGCACAGGCACTATATATCCGACTACCGAGCTCCGCTCGCTGCCCAGCCAGCCGCCCAGGGACCCAGGATTACCACGTCGCATTTAAAAATAAACCGGTGGATTAGCACTCGCattattggcccaattgctccgtGCCTCCGTGTTCTTGGGAGCACGTACGGCTGCTGTGATGGGAGAGGTCCAGTACTCCAGCTGCTCCGGCACATGGCTGGCCTCCAGCCAGCGTGCGGTCGTCTCGAGGCTCAGCTGGTGtctggtggccggcggtgggggctgGTCGCGCTCGCGGGACACGCCACGGGCACGGAGACGAGCACGCGCACAGTACAGGAGTCGCTGCGCTCCGATTTCTCTGATGAGTGAGCAAGGGGTTAAAACCGGAGAGGGACGAGACGCGCGGTCAGTGCTGGCCTTTTTGGCGGATGGGTGCGCGGGGGAGGAGTACGCGGCGGATCTTACCGTCCCGTGCCGGATCCTTGGGAAAACGAAAGGGGCGCGCAGCGCAGGGGGGCTGCTTGTTTTGTTGGGGGTTGGGTTGGGGCgactcgtcgccgtcgtcggcgcggttcgtggtggtggcggttggCGACCAGGGACCATGCTACGAGAGCGCTACTACGAGTGTTGGGTCGTAGGGCGGTAAAAAGGCGTGTGCATTGGTGGTGCAAACCGGACATGAAAGTCTTCGGGGCTTTGGTCTGTGTTTGGACCTTTTTTTCAGATGTCTGTGTTTGGACATTATTGAACTTGTGGGAAGAGAGCGTTCTTTATGTCGAGAGGAAGTTTGCGCTTGGATTTGGATGGCCGATGGCACGGCTTAAGCGAAACGGATTGGCGGTAGTGCATGATAAGATGGAAGTAGTGCAGAGTGGAGTGGTGGAAATGGAGGCGCGCGCTTCTTTCGTGTTGAAGCTTGCATCCCTCTTCTTGCTTATGGCGCATCAGCTGCCGTGCTTCCAAGCGCAACAGCGATGCGTCGCTGTGACCTGAGCCCGTTCAGTCCTTTCAGAAAAGGTGCTACCTCTCCCAGAAAGGCACTGATCGATTTTCCCAGTGACGGGTGACGGCTGACGCTAATGGTTTCCGTTCAGTCTGAAGAGAATCGGCTACGGTTACACCGCACGCCACAACTTCTCTCCGCCGCTCACCGCAACAGAAAGATGCCCAAACTTACCGAAAAATCGACGGCACAAACTTACCGAGAGAAAGGTCAGCATCCACTCTAGTGCGAACTGGGAACACCCTCGAGGCCCGAAGCAAGCGCGGAGCCACGAGCCGTGTCGTTCACTTGAGTACTTGACCACGGCCTTCTCCTCGATCTCCAGGCCTAAACGCGACGCCGCCGATGCGTCGCGGTACACCAATACGATAAGAGGGAGCATGCCCAAACAAAAGCACCAAAAAAGACACGTTCCTTTCCTCCCCGATGCGGATGTCGTCGCGCCCAGTGACGAAGCTAGAGCAAAATTGAGAGGGTGGGCCACTTTACCACTAGTACAGTGATACCAATGCACTTTTTCCATATCGAATATTTGTTGCTATTAAATTTTCTTTGCAATaccatcttattcaaaaatttattgtaaatatatGAAAAGATAAGTTATTGTTAAAGTACCTTTGATGGTAAAATAAGTCCCACATACAAAATAAAATGGTaattacataattttttgaataagacgaatggttAAACATCGTGACTAAAAGTCTTGCAGCGACAAATAATCGATATGGAGGTagtaaatagcactaaaagtatTCAAAAGTCACTAATGACATTGTTAatgtaagggtgtgtttggtaccggggacgggacgggacgggacgggacggtcCCAAATttgatagtgtttggttcggaGTCACGAGGGACGGGACGGTCCACAAATGGGAATATGCTCCCAAGATGCGGGATGACCCCGTCCGGCCAAAACGAGCGGACAGAGTCATCCCACTTCGGGCGCCGTCTGCTCCGTCCTTCTCCGTTCGCGAGACTGGCGCGGGGCTGCTTCGTCTCCGGCAGGGCGGGGTCCTCCAGCGGCGCGGCCGGTGCCCAGGGTCGGCGGCCGGCAGGGACCTCCGACGACGTGGCCTGGGACGAGCGGCCGCCGGAGCAAGCGGGTCCAGCCGGCGGGGCGAgcgcccccggcgccgcggccggtgCCCGCGGCCAGCAGGCACCTCCGGCGGCGCATCCTGGGgcgagcgggggcggcgcggccggggcggcaggGACctccggcgggggcgagcgggggcggcgcggccggggcggcagcGACCTCCGGCGGGGGCGAGTGGGGGCAGCGCGGCTGGGGTAGCAGGGAGCtccggcggggggcggcggggcctggGCGGCagggagctccggcgggcgAGCGGGGGCCGTGCAGCCTGGGCCTTTGGGAGCTCTGGCGGGTTGGAgaagataaggatgaggagaaaaaaaaagaaaagaagatgacatgtgggcccatatatgacatgtgggtcccactaAACACATGTAGCTAACGGTGTTACCCGAGCCATCCGTCCCTCGTTTTCAATCCATcgtaccaaacaaaaaactgggaTGAATTCATCCCTCTCAACAAACATCAGACGGGATGATCCCATCCCAAAAAATAGGAACGGCACCGTCCCATCCCTTcttgtctccaaaccaaacgcaccctaaagGAAGAGGAGAAGATAAAAAATCACGAATAATGTTGGGCATTAGGTGAACAAAGCATCTGACATCTCATACTTTATTGTACTAAACTAGCTGTTAGGCTTAAGCTTAACGATGTCATCCATTTATCTATCATTATTAGATTAATACATACAAATGTCAAAGCGATAACATAAATTCAAATACTCCCTTCAAATTTATTCTCTCTTATGTGAAATAATTCCATTACAATTCTCCAATTCTTTTTCGCAAGAATCCAAAAATTGAATCTAAAACCAGCAGTTATTTTTTCAACATATAACATACGGCCTAACACTATATTGCACGGTATTTACTACAACAGAAGAACCTGGAACCCTACACTCTACAGATCAACAAAAGCTACTACTCACTAGATAAGCAACCCATTTTTTGGCTCCTGCCGAACCAGTGATCATACAATGAAACATTATTTTGCAAAATTGGATGCTTTTACTGGAAAAAGATAAAGAGACAATATAATTAGTAGTTTAGAACTTCCAAAACAAACAACATTTGAGCAGCCGAGCAGCCCATCTGGAGGTATCGTGATGGCTTCAGCGTGGGTGGGAAACGAGCAAAGGGAGTGAGTAGGAAAGCTCTAGATGTGGAGGATTGATGGATAATTGATACGTACACAATCATGCATGCTGAGCTGAACGCTACCTCGCTCACAGACCAGAGAACACGCTGACGCGGCTGTGGCCTTGGGGGGTGCATAGAGTTGGACTTAGGGGGGTGCATATGGGGTAAAACAAGATGGTTAGCTCTTACTTTTGTTTTTGGCGTGGGTGCATTTGCACCCCCCAAACTATATTGAGCTTCGCCCCTGGCCGCGCCTCGTCAACCTTTTCTCAGGGACACCAGAAAAAACAGCGGCGCCCACGCCCACCCGCCCCCACCCACGCACGCCGCATGCATGGAGCCTGGGGGGCCGATCTGGTGCGGTGCCGCCGGCAAGCGGGCCGGTCTCGACCCGCCGCTAACTTGAACTTGACCTCCCCGCTTTTCGACACGACTTGCCAGCCGGGTCGTCCCTCCCGTCCCACACGACGGAGGTGAGTGAGATGAGATGAGCGTGAGGTCCCTTTCGGCGGCTGTGGTGAGGGACGAGCCGAGCGCGACGGGTGAGTGCGCCCCGGATATGCCCGgacctccggccggccggccgcgaaACCTTGGCGTGCATCCGTCCTCCTCCGGGAACAGTCACACTTCACGCTCACGTACACTGCTCCTGAAACTGCTGCAGCTGGTCCAGTTTCCTCTGGATTATCGTGTCGTATGCTTAGATGTTGTCATGTTGATCACACGAACGATTTCTTCGTAACATCGTCTGACTAATAGCTCTCGACGAGAAAAATGGGCACGGCCGGGCACCAAGAGACAGACGGTGCTGCTTCCATGTGTTGTCTACGCACGCTTGGGGCCTTTTCGGCCTTttgggtggggaggaggaggtgtaaAAAGCTGACGACGGATGCTACGCTTACGTCCCTGTTGGGCAGTTCGGGAAAGATTCCACCCGTCATGGTGTGCCTGCCAAAGCCAGTGTGTGTGCAATGCGCATATCGGCATATGTGCCTGTTCCTTCTGAATCTGGAACAGATTGCTTCCCTTCCGCTTTTTCTCCACTTTCCGTCGT
This portion of the Setaria viridis chromosome 7, Setaria_viridis_v4.0, whole genome shotgun sequence genome encodes:
- the LOC117865866 gene encoding uncharacterized protein isoform X1; the protein is MTSTACFVIVSKNDIPIYEAEVGSTPKKEDLSYHHQFILHAALDVVQDLAWTTNAMFLKSVDRFNDLVVSVYVTAGHTRFMLLHDSRSEDGIKSFFQEVHEFYIKIFLNPLYLPGSRITSSHFDTKVRALARKYL
- the LOC117865866 gene encoding uncharacterized protein isoform X2, translating into MTSTACFVIVSKNDIPIYEAEVGSTPKEDLSYHHQFILHAALDVVQDLAWTTNAMFLKSVDRFNDLVVSVYVTAGHTRFMLLHDSRSEDGIKSFFQEVHEFYIKIFLNPLYLPGSRITSSHFDTKVRALARKYL